AGTCGACAAAAGGTCGGTTCTTTTCACTATCCGCAATTGTATCGATTGGTGTTGCGTTCTTTATTGGTGTTAGTGCCAGTGCACCGATGATGGCTGCTAGTGTTGATTCCTATGATGATAGTTACGATTTAAAGGACTTTACAATCTATTCAAATTATGGTTTTCAAGAGGATGATATAGAAGCTTTAAAGAAGGTAGACTCTGTACGTACAGTTGAGCCAGCTTACTTTGTAGATGAGATTGCGACAGATAGTAAGGGAACACAACTTGTGAGAATTCATTCTTATGATTCATCACATACAATCAATCGCTTTAAACTTGTAGAAGGACGTATGCCTGAAAATGACCATGAAGTTGTTGCGGAGCGAAATGGCAATATAAAGTCAGGCTTTGAAGTGGGAGATACAGTAAAACTATCACTTCCGGATGGTTCTCGAAGTGGTGTTTTGCCTGTTCAGGAAGTGACAGTTGTTGGTGTTATTGATACACCTCTATATCTAAATATGTCTAAAGAAACTAGTACGTTAGACAACTTACCAATTAATTCGTATCTATACATTCCTTCGACTGCGTTTGATTCTTCAAATTATTTAGAGCTAAATATCGTAACAGATGATGGCAAAAAACTATCTTCCTTCTCAGATTCATATGAAACGTATATTGCGGATGTAAAAAAGAAGATTGAAGAACTTGCGACAACGCAAGAAAAAATAACTGCACTCAAAATTAAAGAAGACGCAATGCGCGAGTATAACGATGGGATGCAGAAGTACATCGAGGGTACAAAGCAATATCAGGATGCGCTAGAAACATATCAAAAAGAAATTGCGGATGCCCAACAAAAATTATCCGATAGTAGAGCAAGTGTCTCTGCTGGGGAAGTGGAGATTGCTAACGCAAAAGAAAATCTAAATAATGCGCAGAATACTTTGAATACAGAAAAGGCTAATCGACAAGCAGAGATTGATAATCAACAGGCAATCATCAATCAAAACCGAGAGATACTACAATCCAGTCAACAAACTTTAAACAATCAAAAGGCTAGTCTTGAACAGAATGAACAGGATTTAACAAAGGCACTTGTTGCTTTACCAGATGCGATTCGTTTATATCAGACGGAAATTCAATTCCGTCAAGGAATTGAAAAGTTTGGAATTAGTGGATCAACGCAGTTAACGTTTTTAATAATGTTCCGAGAAGAGTTAAGGCCATTATGTGAAGCAATGTTTCCGGAAGGCTATACTGGTAAAACGGTTTCGGATTTACAAGCTGCTTTAGATAATCACTTACAACAAATTGACCAAAACTTCTCTTTAACCGCATCCACAAAGGAAGAACGGTTGGTTGAATTACAGAACTTACAAACACAATATACCGCTGACCTTGCGGATGTTCAGAATGCTTTAACGGTAACGATTCCTGCATCTCAACAACAAATTACTGATGGTTTGACGGCGATTGATCAAGCTCAACAACAACTGAGTCAAGGCCAAGCAACTTTAAATCAAAAGATTGCGGATGGTCAGGCTAAGATTACTGCGGGTTGGCAAGAAGTATATGCAAACGAAAATAAGTTAGCGGATGCTAGAGTGCAGATTGCAGATGGTGAAGCACAATTAAATACTGCAATTACAGAAGGTGCAAAGAAGTTAAATGATGCATTGGAAGAGTTGAATCTGTCTAAGGCAAAATTGACGGATGCTAAAAAGAAGATTGATGATTTAGCAGAAGGAGAGTGGACGATACTTGATCGTAAATCTCATTATGCAAGTGTGACTTTCAAGAATACGATTCACCAAATGGAGGCTATATCGCGAGTATTTCCAGTATTCTTCATCTTGGTAGCGGCACTTGTATGTCTAACGACAATGACACGTCTTGTTGAAGAACAACGTAATGAAATCGGTACTCTACGCGCACTTGGCTATACGAAATGGCAGTGTACATCAAAGTACCTATTCTATGCGATCTTCGCTACAATTATCGGTATTGTTGTGGGAAGTATTTTAGGACTTAGTTCGTTTCCGATTATTATTTATCATGCATGGAGAATGATGTATATCTTACCTCCAATTCATTTTGTAATACCTTCTGGGCTGATTGGTTTTACTGCAATACTTTTTATCTTTGCGATGAGTATTGCGACTTGGTTTGCATGCAAAGCAGATACACAGGATGTGCCATCACAACTGATGCGTCCAAAAGCACCACCAATGGGTAAGAAGACATTCTTGGAGAATATTCCATTGATTTGGAATCATCTTAGCTTTACAGATAAAGTAACCATGCGAAATATCTTCCGTTATAAGAAGCGTTTCTTTATGACAATTATTGGTGTAGCAGGATGTACTGCACTCATGTTAATTGGATTTGGTATTCGTGATTCTATTTCCAACATGGTTGATATTAACTTTAAAGAAATTATTCAATATGATGGCATGGTTAACTTTGAAGATGATGCAAGTGATCAAATCAAAGCAGAGGCACTAAAACAAATTCAATCAACTGAGAATGTTATGGATGCACAAGAGGGTTTTGTTTATACGACAAAAACATATGATGATAAAGTGGATGAGACTGCGACTGTTCATGTTTTTGATAAAGAGGATGTATGTCGGGAGTTTAACTTACGTACACGTGTAGGCCATAAACCAATTTCACTTACAGATGATGGTGTTATCATCAACGAGAAGTTAGCAGAGAATCTAGATGTTCATATTGGAGATAAGATTACAATCGAAGATGCGGAAGGAAGCCCACATGAGGTAAACGTCAGTGGTATCACTGAGATGTATGTCAATCACTTTGTTTTGATAAGTCGTAAATATTACAAAGAAGTATTTGGCAAAGATGCCGGTAGTAATACCGTCTATCTATCTACGACAGGTGATGATGTAGCTCAGAAGTTACTCGCAAATCATATTTCAACGATTCAAGGTGTTGAAGGCATTTCTTTATTCAATGGACAACTAGATAATTTCTATTCCATGGTTAAAGGTTTGAATGGAATTATTTGGGTGCTCATTTTCTCAAGTATGTTACTGGCGTTTGTTGTATTGAGTAATTTAATTACTGTTAACATCAGTGAAAGACAACGCGAGATTGCGACCTTGAAAGTTCTTGGCTTTAGAAGATCTGAGGTTAAGAAGTACATTTTTAAAGAAAACAATTTGCTTGCTGGAATCGGTGGTATCGTTGGAATTCCGGTAGGGATTGCGCTACATCGTTATATTATGCGTACGGTTGAGATGGACTATTTGATGTTTGGTAGAAATATCAAATGGATAAGTTTCTTATATGCATTTGTTTTAACGATACTATTTAGTGTGATTGTTAATTGTATGATGACCAAGAGATTAAATAGTATCCGTATGGTAGAGAGTCTAAAGAGTGTAGAATAATGAATTATACCTACATACTGGAATGTGAAGACCATACTTACTATACTGGTTGGACCAATGATTTAGAAAAAAGGTTTCAAGCCCATCTAAATGGAAAAGGGGCTAAGTATACAAAGTCACATCGTCCCTTACGCATCGCGTATTATGAAATGCATGTGACGAAGAAGGAAGCGATGCGAAGAGAGTGGAGGATCAAACAAATGACAAAGAAAGAAAAAGCACAGTTAATTAAAAGTCCATTAACAAATGTGGAATTATTTGATAAAGAGAAATTTAGGAGAGCAAAGTTTAACCGGGAATTACATATTCTCTATGCGCCAAGTAGTGGTAAGGTCATCATGGATATGAATGATGTGGCTGCGGAGATTTTATGCAAAGATGAAAAATTTATCGAATTACCTGTGCAAAACAATGAGGATTGGGAAACGCATGAACCAGTTATCAACCGTAATGGCGATTCTTTCTCAGTAAATATTGCTAGCGATGATCATCCGATGGATGGTAACCATCATATTGCCTTTGTGATTTTGCAATATGAAAAGGGTTATCGTGTTGTATATTTTGATGAAGGTGAAAAACCAGAAGTAAAGTTCTATCAAGATGAGCCAGTTATTGCGGTCTATGCATACTGTAATCAACATGGTCTTTGGTGCATTGAAGCATAACAAAGACATATTCAATTTACAGTGTGGCTGTGATACAATGGGAATGTTGAAAATTTGAAAAGTCGAGAACAGACAGAGGTTAGAAGAAAAATGGAAAAGTACAAGAAGAGTTGGGAATTTCATGGCCGTACATTGACAGTTGAAAACGGTGAAATTGCCAAGCAAGCAGGAGGTTCTGTAGTTATTCGTTATGCGGATACAACAGTACTGTCTACAGCAACAGCAAACAACCAAGCAAAGGATACAGATTTTTTCCCATTAACAGTTTTATATCAGGAAAAGATGTATGCTGCAGGTAAGATTCCTGGCGGATTTACACGTCGTGAAGGTAGACCGACAGAACATGCAACATTAACAGCGCGTTTAATTGATAGACCAATTCGTCCTTTATTCGCGGAAGGTTTCCGTAATGAAGTACAAATCGTTAATACAGTATTATCATGCGATCCAGACGCTAGTTCTGAGATGGCATCCTTATTTGGCTCATCATTAGCACTATGTATTTCAGATATTCCATTCAACGGACCGGTAGCTGGTGTAATGGTTGCGCGTGTCGATGGTGAATACATCATTAATCCAAGCGTTGAACAGGAAAAGAATTCTGATTTAAATGTAACAGTTGCTGGTACAAAGAATGCCATCAACATGGTCGAAGCAGGTGCTAAGGAAGTATCAGAAGAAGATATGCTCAAGGCCTTGATGATTGGTCATGATGCAATTAAGGAATTATGTGCAATTCAAGAAGAAGTTATCGCAGCGTGCGCAAAGGAAAAGATGGAAGTTTCTTTATATGAAATTAATCCCATTGTTAAGCAGTTGGTTGATGAAAAGGGTGCACAGCGTATTCGTGAAGCAGTTTCTATCAAGGGCAAACTTGAACGTTACGGCAAGATTGATGAATTGATTGCCGAAATGGAAGAAGAAGTTGCTAAGTTAGAATGGGAAGATGATAAGGCACGTGAGAAGGCTGTTAAACAAGCACATGAATATGGTGTTGAAGTTGAAGCAGGTGAAGTACGTCGTTTAATCTCTGAAGAAAAGATTCGTCCAGATGGACGTGGACTAGATGAACTTCGCCCGTTGGATTCACAGGTTGACTTACTACCACGTGTACACGGTTCTGCGATGTTCACTCGTGGTGAAACACAGGTATTATCTGTTACAACATTAGGTCCATTAAGCGATGCACAATTGATTGATGACTTAACAACAGAAACTGAAAAGAGATTCATGCACCAATATAACTTCCCACCATTCTCTGTTGGTGAAGTTGGACGTATGTCTTCTCCTGGACGTCGTGAAATTGGTCATGGTGCCCTTGGTGAAAGAGCTCTTTTACAGGTATTACCTACAGCAGAAGAGTTCCCATACGCAATTCGTACCTGTGCAGAAGTATTAGAATCAAATGGTTCATCTTCACAGGCAAGTATTTGTGCAGGCACAATGTCATTGATGGCTGCTGGTGTTCCTATTAAGGCGATGGTAGCTGGTGTGGCTATGGGTCTTATTACAGTTGGTGATACATACTCTATCTTGACAGATATTCAAGGTATGGAAGACCACTATGGAGACATGGACTTTAAGGTGGCTGGTACACGGAACGGTATCACTGCTTTACAGATGGATATCAAGGTAACTGGTATTTCTGAAGAAATCCTACGCGAAGCTTTAGCGCAAGCGCATAAGGGCCGTATGGAAATTTTAGACAATATGGAAACAGCAATCTCCACGCCACGTGATCACGTATCTGAATGGGCACCAAAGATGGCTCAGATGATGATTCCAGTAGAGAAGATTCGTGTTGTTATCGGTAAGGGCGGCGAACAGATTGATAAGATTATCGCTGCTTGTGATGGCATCAAGATAGATATCACAGATGATGGTAAATGCGTATTCTATCATACAAAACAGGACATGATTGATAAGGCAATGCAGATTGTTGGAGACTTGATTCGTGAAGCAAAGGTTGGCGACATTTATGATGCGACAGTATTAGAAGTACGTGAATCATTTGCCTTTGTAACATTGTTCCCAGGAACTGATGCATTACTCCACGTAAGTGAGCTTGCTTGGACTCGTGTAGAGAAGATTCAAGATGCATTACACGTAGGTGATGTAATTAGGGTTAAGGTTACTGGTGTTGATGCAACAGGTAAGGTTAAGGTTTCTGCTAAGGAATGTCTAGAAAAGCCAGAAGGCTATGTAGAACCAAAGAAGAACTTTAAACCACAAGGTAAAGCAAATTTCCATAAAAAACGCGAAGGTGCTAACGTGGAACGCAGAGTTTTCAGAAAAAAAGAAAACGCTGAATAATCAATAAAAGAAGGCGTACAGCCTTCTTTTTCGGAGGAAAAGTAACTATGCGTATGCGTAAAAAGAAATGGGCAGAACCATGGATTGAAGAACATCGTGATTTTGTCTATCAAAACCCAGTAGAAAATAAAGGCAAATGGAAACAATTACTACAACGCGAAACATTACATTTAGAGATTGGTACTGGTAAAGGTGGATATCTTAACGGCATGGCTAAACTTTATCCAAATGAAGCGTGGGTAGGAATTGAAAAAGATATTAGTGCGGGTGCAGTCGCTGCACGTCATGCAGTGGAAGAAGAAAATCCATTACTAGAGAATAAGCGTTTTATCATTGCCAATGCCGAACAACTACAGGAGTGGTTTGCGACTGGAGAGGTTGATGTGATTCATTTGAACTTTTCTGATCCATGGCCAAAGAAAGGCAATCATAAACGTCGTCTTAGCAGTGCGAAGTTTTTAGGGATGTATCGCGATATCTTAACAGAAGATGGATACATTCGCATGAAAACAGATAATAAAGATCTATTTGAAGATTCAGTGTTGTATTTCTTACAGAATGATTTTACACTCACAGAATTCTCTGTAGACTTCCGTCGCAAAGAACATGCGGAAGATGTCATTACAGAGTATGAAACACGCTTTATGGAACTTGGTCAACCAATTTATCAACTTTGTGCCAAGCCATGCAGACATAAATAAACTATGATACGATAATGCAAAGGGGTAAGATATGGGAAAGAAGATTTTAGCAATCCTATTATGTATTGTATTAACTGGTTGTACAAAGTCTAGTCAAGCCATGCAAGAAAGACTAGATCAAGAGATTGCAACAGTGAGTGCGTTACCTATCCCAAGTGCAAGTCATCGAAAACCATTCTATACTTACTATACAGAGCCATCGATTGGACATTATCGTTCAACCGAGACGTCAAATGAGTTTAGCTATCAATCCACAAAGTTTGTGATGAACCTAAACGTACAAGCAATTATGGATTCTTCAACTGATATTACGCAATCTATCTATACACAAAAGCCGATTGCGAAAAATACAGGAAGCTTTCAAAATATGCTAGATGAAACAGTAAGTTATGTATGCGAAATCTATCAGGTTGATCGTCATTATGCCGTATTTTTTACATCATCAGCAGTGAATTTGTTTGGGGTTTCAGATGTTGGCGGAGCAACAGAACTTGCGGGAAAAATGTACTCTATTGCTCGTAGTGTCGTTGTGCGTAAAGATGTTGTTCTACAAGTATATACACATGAAAGTGCTATCAATTATGAAGGGGAAGCAATCAATCTTTATAAGGATATTGCGCCTGAAGAGGGTACCTTGCAAGAACTAATTGAGGATAAGACACGAATCGATAATAAAAAAGATAAGAATAAAATAACTGATAATTGATGAAAACATACTTAAAACGCGTTATTTTATGATAAGATATAACTTAACAAGGAAAGAGAAATAGAATAAAATACTATTGTATATAAGAAAGGATAGACCTTATGCTCAAGAAATTACAAAACTTATTATTTGAGGATGATGATGAATTTGTAGAAGACAACACTGAAGCGGAACAAGTTTCAGCTTCTGCTCCAGTTAAACCTGCTGTACAACCGCAAGTAACTCCTGTAGAGGAGACAGCACAAATTCCAGTTAAGCCCGAGCCGGTTTCTGAGATTCCACCAGTACCAACAATTCCTGTTGAACCAGCACCTGTAAAGACATCCTCAGTATTTTTAGATAATGAACCTAAGAAGTCAACTATGATTAATCTTGATGATGAGGATAGCAAACCAGTAGAAAAGAAGCCAGCTGTTAAGTCTGAAGTAAAACGTGAAGAGGTTAAGCCTTCTAAGGAATACCGTTTTAATCCGGTTATCAGTCCTATTTTCGGTATTGATGAAAAAGATATGGATGCTGTAAAGACAACTACTTCTAAACTTACTGAGAAGGAAAAGGCTAAGTTTGAAAAGAATGTTACACCAATTCTTTCACCTATGTATGGCATCGCTGTTGAAAAGCCAGTTAAGCCAGTTGTGAAGGTTGAAGAATCTGTTATGACTGAGACAGTGAAGAAGAGTGAGCCTGTAAAGATTCCATCACCAACAATTGAGGATGAGATTCCAGAATTCTCATTGGATGATATTCTCAGCACTCGTGATCAAGAACCAAAGCAGGAAGAGGATGATTTGTTTGGTTCAACAGCAACTTCTGAATTTGATTTTGGTAATGATGACCAATTATTCCCAAATCTAAGCTTTGGTGATTTGGAAAAAGAAACTGCTGAAGATAGCACAACGATTATCTCTCGTTCAAGTTTGAACGATCATAGTTCACATAAATAGTTAATCAAAACGGTCGTTAATGTTTGAAAGAGATTCGCTTTCGATGTCGACCGTTTATTTTTTGGAGGTCTTATGGAAAGATATACATTAGATTTTAATAAGCCAGTACATATCTTCTTTATTGGTATTGGTGGTATCAGTATGAGTGGTCTTGCAAAAGTGTTGGCAGATCGTGGTTTTCAGGTAAGTGGATCTGATAACCATGAAACAGAACTAACGAAGATGCTAGAACAACATGGTGCGAAAGTATTCTACGGTGGTCAAAAGGCGGAGAATATTACAGATGATATTGATGTAGTTGTATACACAGCTGCGATTCATCCAGATAATCCTGAATATGTGTCAAGCGTAGAAAAGAAAATTCCTATGATGACACGTGCAGAACTACTTGGCGAACTTATGGAAAACTACAAGCACAGTATCGCTGTCAGTGGTACACATGGTAAGACTACTACAACATCTATGTTGAGCTATATCTTGATGGCAGCTAATACAGATCCAACAATTAGTCTTGGTGGTATGCTTGCACATATTGGTGGCAATATTCGTGTCGGAAGAGGACAAACATTCTTAACGGAAGCTTGTGAATACACAAATAGTTTCTTAGAGCTTAAACCACTTGTTGGAATCATCTTAAACGTTGAAGCAGATCACTTAGACTTCTTTAAGGATTTAGATGATATTCGTTTATCGTTTAGAAGGTTTGCATCTGGCATCAAAGAGGGTGGAACACTCGTTATCAATCATAGTATTCAAGATAAAGAATATATTATTGGTGATTTTAAAGGTACAGTCATTACTTTTGGCGAAGATGGTGATATGCATGCAAGGAATATTGCATATGATGCATTAGGAAACCCTGGCTTTGAGGTATATTACAAGGATGAAAAACTGGGTGATGTACAACTACTCGTTCCAGGTAAGCATAATGTAGATAATGCATTGGCTGCGATTGCGACTGCATATAGCATCGGTATTGATTTTACTGCAATTAAACAAGGTCTAGTAAGCTATAGTGGTGTTGATCGTCGGTTCCAATATAAAGGTAAGTGTAATGGTGCAACAATCATCGATGACTATGCACATCATCCCCAGGAAATTGAAGCAACACTCAATGCCGCAAAACATTACCCACATAAAAAGTTGTATGTTGTATTCCAACCACATACGTATTCACGCACAATTGCGTTATTACCGGAATTCGCAAAGGCATTAGAGAATGCGGATGTCGTAATACTTGCGGAAATCTACGCAGCCCGTGAAGTGAATACAACAGGTGTTAGTGCAGAAGATATCTCGAAGTTAATGAATCAAAGTAAAGTAACATCATTCTACTTACCAACTTTTGAGGAAATTGTAGATTATCTACGTAGCCATCTTGAAGAAGGTGACCTATGTATTACCATGGGTGCTGGGAATGTCACAGATATTGGACCAAAATTAGTGAAATAACATTTAGCCGGTTGGATAAAACCAATCGGTTTTTGTTTTGTTGATGATAATCGTCAAACATCATATAATGAACATAAATAAAAGTAATACCATCCTTAGATTGCATTCATTCTCACTTAATATAGGAGGATTTATGAAATATAAAGTCTTTGAGTATGCAGGATATATCTGTATTTTAGTGTCTTATATCATTGCGACTTTAGCCCAGAGGGCAGAAGGTGTTTTTGTGGTGATTGGATTAGTTGCTTCATTAGGATTGTTGTTAGGTTCTATTATTTGCTATGTGTTATATCGCAAATATAATCCAAATAAAACTACGATATTCAAAAATAAAGCGGAACTTTTGATTCTTGTAATTCCTTTCATAATTGTGATTTTAGTACTGATATCGCTACGTAAATAATGAATCTAGTTTTATGTAGATAATTGCATCAAATACTTCAAATATAGTACTAAAAATAGAAATATCTGATTTATTAGTATTTTTTCGAAAGCGCATTCTATTATTGAAAACTTTTTCATAAATGACTATAATGTTGGAAAGAGGTAATCAATATGGATCAATTGATACAGGATTTACAAATCGTATGTACACAACTATTACCAATCATAGGAGCGGTAGTTTTGGTCTTTTTGTGTATCCTATTACGAAAGGTGTGGCAGACAGTCGATGTTTTAAGGAAAACAATCGAAGGTTTGGATCCTACACTACGTTTAGTAGATAAGAGTATCGAGAAGGTTCAAGCACCGCTAGATACTGTTGCCAAATACAGCAAAACCTTTGATAAGGTTCATGACAAGACATCTGCTGCGATTGGCAAGATGACAGATTTTGCAAATGATAAGTTAGATTCTTTAAAAGAAACAATCAAAACTGGTGTAAATCCAGAGGATGATCTTCCTGCTCAAGTTCAGGAAGTTGAAAAGGAGACTACAAATGGCTGATGAATTAAAGAAAGATGAAAAATCTACATTCAACGAGTTTGATGACAGCACTGAGCCTATTGAATCAATTCAAAAGACTGTTGAGGATCTCAAACGTAAAATTCAAGAATTAAGTACGGAAGAAGAAGGAAAGACTACAACTGAAGAAACTTCTGAAAAGGAAGATGAACAGTTTAAGATTCCTGATTTTATTGCACCGCATGCGGAAACATTACAGCAGATGAAAGATACAACTGTTAAGACTTTTAATACGGTCAAAGAGGAAGTTGTCGATAAGACAAAGAAGGCGGCGTCTGTCGTAAAGGAAAAGGCAGAAAAGCTCAATGAAAACGAAGATATTCGTAAAACATTAGATTATATTAAAAAGAATGCAACTAAGGCTTATGATACAGCGATGATTAAACTTGATGAGATTAAGCAAGAACCTAAAGTGAAGGAAGTATCTGATAAAGCAAGCGATGCTTATCAACAAGCCAAGGATTATATCGTACCTAAGACAAAAGAAATCACAAATGTTATCAAGGATACAACGCAAAAGACAATTACAAAGGTAAATGATTTTGTAAATCGTCCAGATGTGCAGGATACGATACAAAAAGTGAAGGATACTACAAAAAAAGCTGTAGATAAGAGTATTGAAACAGTAAGAAATATGATTCATTCAAAGGATGAGAAGTAGGAGGTATACGATGAAACGAGTAACAATCTACGATGTCGCTAAAGAAGCTGGCGTTTCGCTGGCTACTGTTTCCCGTGTAATCAACGGTTCAAACGTTGTAAAAGCACCTACAAAGGAACGTGTTGAAGCTGCTGTTGAAAAGTTAGGTTATAAACCAAATGCGATTGCACAGGGTCTTGCGTTACAGAAGTCTACTTCTATCGGTTTGGTAGTTCCTGAAGCTAGTTTTACTTATACTGGTCAAGTGATTAATGGTTTGATTGATGTAGCTAAGATTTATAACTACAATATCATGTTACATACAATCACAGCTGGTATTACAGATATCAATACTGTGATTGAGGATATTATCAAGTCACATGTGGATGGTGTTGTTATCTTCAACGATAAGCTGGTTGCTGGTGATATGGATGCGCTAAGCAAGTACAATATCCCAATCGTTGTCATTGGTAACAAGATTAATGGTAAGGGTATTAGTAGTGTTTATGTCGATATCAAGAAGGCTGTCTTTGAACTTGTTTCGAAGTTCTTAGAAGAGGGTAAAGATAATATTGGTATTTTAGAAGACCGTAAGAATCCACAGCAGTATGAGAAGATGGTTACTGGTGCAAAGAAAGCATATGAAGCTCGTGGTAAGAAGTTTACTGGAGCAATCTCTATTCCTTCTGATGCACGTACATCTTATGCATTCTTATCGAAGTGGATGAAAGACCATCGTTATGATGTTGTTATTGCAAATAGAGATTCCCAATGCTTCGCATTGTTAAACGCAAGTAGAGAAAATAATATTTCTATTCCGGACGAAATGGAAGTTGTATGTGTGCTTGATACGAAGTATAATTCCATGGTACGTCCACAGATTTCTAGTTTCTCCATTCCTTCCTATGACTTAGGCGCTGTTTCTATGCGTGTCATGACAAAGTTATTACAGAACGAAGAAGAAAGTCACGAAGAAAAGGGCGAAAGCATTGAATTAAGTTATCTGTTTACTCCAAGACAGACAACAAAGAACTAAAAGCGTTGAATAGAATGAGTAGTCACATGTATGCATGTGTAGAGAGATTCCGGTTGGTGAAAGGAATTTTGTATTGGTGATGAATACATCTAGGAGCTGTTTATCTCAAAAGGTAAACCGTTACTCTGCGTTAAAGAGAAATGAGTGTACGATGATTCGTAAACTAAGGTGGTACCGCGCTGAGGCGTCCTTAGAAATATGGGCGTCTTTTATTATGGCGCTAGGAAAGGATTAGTATATGAATTTTATTGAAGAATTACAGTGGCGTGGCTTAGTCAAAGATTGCACAGACAAGGAAGGACTAGGTGAACAGCTTAAGAATCCAACAACGATTTATTGTGGATTTGATCCAACAGCAGATTCTCTCCATGTAGGACACTTACAACAAATCCTATTATTACGTCGTTACCAGTTACAAGGACATCAACCAATCGCATTATGCGGTGGCTTTACAGGTATGATTGGTGATCCACGTCCTACAACGGAAAGAAAGCTTTTAACACATGAAGAAGTACTTCATAATGCTGAATGCATCCGTGAACAGCTTGCTAAGTTTTTATCCTTTGAAGGCTCTAACGCAGCTATTATGGAAAACAATAATAACTGGCTGGGTGAGATGCATTTATTGGACTTCTTACGTGACTATGGTAAGTTATTTAACATCTCTTACATGTTACAGAAGGATACAATCAAGAAGAGATTAGATTCTGGCATTTCTTATACAGAATTTAGTTATACGATCTTACAGTCTATCGACTGGTATAACTTATTTAAGAAGTACAACTGTCAGATTCAAATTGGTGGTTCTGACCAATGGGGTAACTTAACTTCTGGTATGGAGCTTATTCGTAAGATGGAGGGTGATAATGCGAAGGTATTTGGTATTACTTCACCATTAATTACAAAGAGTGATGGTTCTAAGTTTGGTAAATCAGAAGGTAAGAATATCTGGTTAGATCCAGCTCGTACAAATGCGTATGAATTCTACCAGTTCTGGTTGA
This genomic window from Solobacterium moorei contains:
- a CDS encoding FtsX-like permease family protein — protein: MAKKVFHKNVFRLIKSTKGRFFSLSAIVSIGVAFFIGVSASAPMMAASVDSYDDSYDLKDFTIYSNYGFQEDDIEALKKVDSVRTVEPAYFVDEIATDSKGTQLVRIHSYDSSHTINRFKLVEGRMPENDHEVVAERNGNIKSGFEVGDTVKLSLPDGSRSGVLPVQEVTVVGVIDTPLYLNMSKETSTLDNLPINSYLYIPSTAFDSSNYLELNIVTDDGKKLSSFSDSYETYIADVKKKIEELATTQEKITALKIKEDAMREYNDGMQKYIEGTKQYQDALETYQKEIADAQQKLSDSRASVSAGEVEIANAKENLNNAQNTLNTEKANRQAEIDNQQAIINQNREILQSSQQTLNNQKASLEQNEQDLTKALVALPDAIRLYQTEIQFRQGIEKFGISGSTQLTFLIMFREELRPLCEAMFPEGYTGKTVSDLQAALDNHLQQIDQNFSLTASTKEERLVELQNLQTQYTADLADVQNALTVTIPASQQQITDGLTAIDQAQQQLSQGQATLNQKIADGQAKITAGWQEVYANENKLADARVQIADGEAQLNTAITEGAKKLNDALEELNLSKAKLTDAKKKIDDLAEGEWTILDRKSHYASVTFKNTIHQMEAISRVFPVFFILVAALVCLTTMTRLVEEQRNEIGTLRALGYTKWQCTSKYLFYAIFATIIGIVVGSILGLSSFPIIIYHAWRMMYILPPIHFVIPSGLIGFTAILFIFAMSIATWFACKADTQDVPSQLMRPKAPPMGKKTFLENIPLIWNHLSFTDKVTMRNIFRYKKRFFMTIIGVAGCTALMLIGFGIRDSISNMVDINFKEIIQYDGMVNFEDDASDQIKAEALKQIQSTENVMDAQEGFVYTTKTYDDKVDETATVHVFDKEDVCREFNLRTRVGHKPISLTDDGVIINEKLAENLDVHIGDKITIEDAEGSPHEVNVSGITEMYVNHFVLISRKYYKEVFGKDAGSNTVYLSTTGDDVAQKLLANHISTIQGVEGISLFNGQLDNFYSMVKGLNGIIWVLIFSSMLLAFVVLSNLITVNISERQREIATLKVLGFRRSEVKKYIFKENNLLAGIGGIVGIPVGIALHRYIMRTVEMDYLMFGRNIKWISFLYAFVLTILFSVIVNCMMTKRLNSIRMVESLKSVE
- a CDS encoding GIY-YIG nuclease family protein, encoding MNYTYILECEDHTYYTGWTNDLEKRFQAHLNGKGAKYTKSHRPLRIAYYEMHVTKKEAMRREWRIKQMTKKEKAQLIKSPLTNVELFDKEKFRRAKFNRELHILYAPSSGKVIMDMNDVAAEILCKDEKFIELPVQNNEDWETHEPVINRNGDSFSVNIASDDHPMDGNHHIAFVILQYEKGYRVVYFDEGEKPEVKFYQDEPVIAVYAYCNQHGLWCIEA
- the pnp gene encoding polyribonucleotide nucleotidyltransferase — encoded protein: MEKYKKSWEFHGRTLTVENGEIAKQAGGSVVIRYADTTVLSTATANNQAKDTDFFPLTVLYQEKMYAAGKIPGGFTRREGRPTEHATLTARLIDRPIRPLFAEGFRNEVQIVNTVLSCDPDASSEMASLFGSSLALCISDIPFNGPVAGVMVARVDGEYIINPSVEQEKNSDLNVTVAGTKNAINMVEAGAKEVSEEDMLKALMIGHDAIKELCAIQEEVIAACAKEKMEVSLYEINPIVKQLVDEKGAQRIREAVSIKGKLERYGKIDELIAEMEEEVAKLEWEDDKAREKAVKQAHEYGVEVEAGEVRRLISEEKIRPDGRGLDELRPLDSQVDLLPRVHGSAMFTRGETQVLSVTTLGPLSDAQLIDDLTTETEKRFMHQYNFPPFSVGEVGRMSSPGRREIGHGALGERALLQVLPTAEEFPYAIRTCAEVLESNGSSSQASICAGTMSLMAAGVPIKAMVAGVAMGLITVGDTYSILTDIQGMEDHYGDMDFKVAGTRNGITALQMDIKVTGISEEILREALAQAHKGRMEILDNMETAISTPRDHVSEWAPKMAQMMIPVEKIRVVIGKGGEQIDKIIAACDGIKIDITDDGKCVFYHTKQDMIDKAMQIVGDLIREAKVGDIYDATVLEVRESFAFVTLFPGTDALLHVSELAWTRVEKIQDALHVGDVIRVKVTGVDATGKVKVSAKECLEKPEGYVEPKKNFKPQGKANFHKKREGANVERRVFRKKENAE